In a single window of the Halalkalicoccus subterraneus genome:
- a CDS encoding cytochrome c biogenesis CcdA family protein yields MDPELLGTTAFAFGAGVATFFSPCAYPLLPGYVGYYVSRAETDERRPVGGALVRGLAAGAGVLAVFGALAAVAVGVGQTGFERLVLLEPVIGAALVAVGLLVALDRGPSIRVALPKRRTDVLGFAIFGAVYALAAAGCVVPVVLGVFLGAIARPPGEAALVMGAYAAGVSLLMVATTVATGVGVALGTERFVGYGARLRRLAGVVMVVAGLGQLYLSVFVLDVL; encoded by the coding sequence ATGGATCCCGAACTCCTCGGGACGACGGCCTTCGCGTTCGGCGCCGGGGTCGCGACCTTCTTCTCGCCGTGTGCCTACCCCTTGCTCCCAGGCTACGTCGGCTACTACGTCTCGCGGGCCGAGACGGACGAGCGCCGACCCGTCGGCGGCGCGCTGGTTCGAGGGCTCGCCGCCGGTGCGGGCGTCCTCGCCGTCTTCGGCGCGCTCGCGGCGGTCGCCGTCGGCGTCGGCCAGACGGGCTTCGAGCGGCTGGTCCTCCTTGAACCCGTCATCGGGGCGGCACTCGTGGCCGTCGGACTGCTCGTCGCGCTCGATAGAGGCCCCTCAATACGGGTCGCACTCCCGAAGCGCCGGACAGACGTCCTCGGCTTTGCGATATTCGGCGCGGTCTACGCCCTGGCCGCGGCCGGCTGTGTCGTTCCGGTCGTCCTCGGCGTGTTCCTCGGTGCGATCGCCCGTCCGCCTGGGGAGGCGGCGCTCGTGATGGGCGCGTATGCGGCCGGCGTGAGCCTGCTCATGGTCGCGACGACCGTCGCAACCGGCGTCGGGGTCGCGCTCGGCACCGAACGGTTCGTGGGCTACGGCGCTCGGTTGCGGCGGCTGGCCGGCGTCGTGATGGTCGTCGCCGGTCTCGGCCAACTATACCTCTCG
- a CDS encoding TlpA family protein disulfide reductase, with protein MRRRDLLAGVASAGVVGAGAWAVSSTSLGTGYEPVTLDAIEAPGSEAGEVRVPEPGTVSFLDFFGTWCGPCETQMPALVEAHERIQGVQFLSITNEPVGTTLAPEAVAEWWAEHDGAWTVVHDADHELTERHDVTRLPTAVVLDGENTVTWSHTGLAESEELLAAIEDAR; from the coding sequence ATGCGCCGGCGCGATCTCCTCGCGGGCGTGGCGAGCGCCGGGGTCGTCGGCGCGGGCGCGTGGGCGGTCTCCTCGACCTCGCTCGGAACCGGCTACGAGCCGGTGACGCTCGACGCGATCGAGGCCCCCGGCAGCGAGGCCGGCGAGGTGCGGGTTCCCGAGCCCGGTACGGTGAGCTTCCTCGACTTCTTCGGGACGTGGTGCGGTCCCTGTGAGACGCAGATGCCCGCACTCGTCGAGGCCCACGAGCGGATCCAAGGGGTCCAGTTTCTCTCGATCACGAACGAACCCGTCGGTACCACCCTCGCGCCCGAGGCGGTCGCCGAGTGGTGGGCCGAACACGACGGGGCGTGGACGGTCGTCCACGACGCCGACCACGAACTCACCGAGCGCCACGACGTGACCCGCCTGCCGACCGCGGTGGTTCTCGACGGCGAGAACACGGTCACGTGGAGCCACACCGGGTTGGCCGAGAGCGAGGAACTCCTCGCGGCGATCGAGGACGCCCGGTAG